In Mustela lutreola isolate mMusLut2 chromosome 1, mMusLut2.pri, whole genome shotgun sequence, one genomic interval encodes:
- the LOC131808378 gene encoding ubiquilin-3-like: MAKSGEALPQGSPAPIQDPHLIKVTVKTPKDKEDFSVTDTCTIQQLKEEISQRFKAHPDQLVLIFAGKILKDPDSLAQCGVRDGLTVHLVIKMQRRTMGTECPAASVPAPAPSPGSFPQPSSIYPADGPPTFSLSLLTGLSGLGLTSGSFSDQPSSLMWQHVSVPEFVAQIIDDPFIQGLLSNTGLMRQLVLDNPHMQQLMQHNPEIGHILNNPEIMRQTLEFLRNPAMMQEMMRSQDRALSNLESIPGGYNVLRTMYTDIMDPMLNAVQEQFGGNPFATTTTANATSSSSQPSRTENRDPLPNPWASTYGGSGGRRGRHPGDQDGSETRNRVPNILGNIGLYDYLQQLHETPQSLGTYLQGTASTLNPNQEPPQPGNRIPPTSSSSQECESGQPLPKESVAIKGKSSCPSFLRYPPERSAGQDGGQGGAGNGSTGHTTNMPDLILGLGHSANRLPFVPPPPSPMAASPGMPEHAWLPPPPYPRSLRPPSMSQVSQLQDEMRRQLPLLLHLQAALTNPRAMQALLQIEQGLQILATEAPRLLLWFMPCLAGLGSMAGSTESREGTLMQEDPSQAPASEVPPAQVSAELGLHSIPLLQMLQALASANPQQLQPETHFRVQLEQLRAMGFLNPEANLQALIATGGDVDAAVEKLRQA, encoded by the coding sequence ATGGCCAAAAGTGGAGAGGCCCTGCCACAGGGCAGCCCAGCACCGATCCAGGATCCCCACCTCATCAAGGTGACAGTGAAGACGCCCAAGGACAAGGAGGATTTCTCAGTTACAGACACTTGCACCATCCAGCAGCTGAAGGAAGAGATATCCCAGCGCTTTAAGGCCCACCCTGATCAGCTGGTCCTAATCTTCGCTGGCAAAATCCTCAAGGACCCCGACTCATTGGCACAGTGTGGAGTTCGAGATGGCCTCACCGTTCACCTGGTCATCAAGATGCAACGCCGCACCATGGGCACCGAGTGTCCAGCGGCTTCAGTCCCTgcgccagcccccagccctggctcaTTCCCTCAGCCAAGCTCCATTTACCCAGCAGATGGGCCACCCACCTTTAGTTTAAGTCTTCTCACAGGCCTCAGTGGACTAGGCCTGACCTCGGGTAGTTTCTCTGACCAGCCCAGCTCACTGATGTGGCAGCACGTCTCTGTACCTGAGTTTGTGGCTCAGATCATTGATGACCCTTTCATCCAGGGTCTGTTATCCAACACAGGCTTGATGCGCCAGCTGGTTCTTGACAACCCCCATATGCAGCAGCTGATGCAGCACAACCCCGAGATCGGGCATATTCTcaacaaccctgaaatcatgcgCCAGACGCTGGAGTTCCTACGCAACCCAGCCATGATGCAAGAGATGATGCGCAGCCAGGACCGGGCGCTCAGTAACCTGGAGAGCATCCCTGGGGGCTACAATGTGCTTCGTACCATGTACACAGATATTATGGACCCAATGCTTAACGCAGTGCAGGAGCAGTTCGGTGGCAATCCCTTTGCTACCACCACTACTGCTAAtgccaccagcagcagcagccaacCTTCGAGGACAGAGAATCGTgaccctctccccaacccctgggCTTCCACGTATGGAGGCTCGGGTGGCCGGCGAGGCAGGCATCCTGGGGACCAGGATGGATCCGAAACTAGAAATAGGGTTCCCAACATTCTGGGTAATATAGGGCTCTATGACTATCTTCAGCAATTACATGAGACCCCCCAGTCCCTGGGAACCTATCTGCAAGGGACTGCATCCACCCTCAATCCAAACCAAGAACCACCACAACCAGGAAATCGAATCCCCCCAACTTCGTCTTCCTCCCAGGAATGTGAGTCAGGCCAGCCTCTCCCCAAAGAGTCAGTAGCCATCAAGGGAAAGTCCTCTTGCCCATCCTTCCTGAGATATCCCCCAGAGAGGAGTGCTGGACAAGATGGAGGCCAAGGCGGTGCAGGGAACGGCTCCACTGGTCATACCACTAACATGCCTGACCTTATTTTAGGGCTAGGGCATTCGGCCAACAGGTTGCCATTTGTTCCTCCACCACCTTCCCCCATGGCAGCTTCCCCTGGGATGCCTGAGCATGCCTGGCTCCCCCCACCACCTTATCCAAGATCTCTGAGGCCTCCCAGCATGAGCCAGGTCTCACAGTTGCAGGATGAGATGCGCCGGCAGCTGCCACTGCTCCTGCACCTTCAGGCAGCCTTGACAAACCCTCGCGCCATGCAAGCCCTGCTCCAGATTGAGCAGGGTCTGCAGATCCTGGCTACTGAAGCACCTCGCCTCCTGCTCTGGTTCATGCCTTGCCTGGCAGGCCTGGGAAGTATGGCAGGCAGTACAGAGTCTAGAGAGGGCACCCTTATGCAGGAGGATCCCTCTCAAGCCCCAGCTTCCGAGGTTCCCCCAGCACAGGTCTCTGCAGAGCTGGGCCTCCATTCCATCCCTCTCCTCCAGATGTTGCAAGCTCTAGCTAGTGCCAATCCCCAGCAGCTGCAGCCCGAGACTCACTTCCGGGTGCAGCTAGAACAACTGCGGGCAATGGGCTTTCTGAATCCCGAAGCCAATCTCCAGGCCCTCATAGCCACTGGGGGTGATGTGGATGCTGCTGTGGAGAAGCTGAGGCAGGCATAG